From a region of the Hevea brasiliensis isolate MT/VB/25A 57/8 unplaced genomic scaffold, ASM3005281v1 Scaf5, whole genome shotgun sequence genome:
- the LOC110664566 gene encoding uncharacterized protein LOC110664566: protein MASVTPPSTQAVSPGDVNSDANVFQLIQTHQEKAARLPPVEEIRTVLYYSERGVLSTFSQKLVGYPSASMVDFACDVDGTLILAVSSLANHAKDLLANPRCSLLVARDLEDRTDLVIALQGDAVSVSEKDRSTIRTAYLAKHPNASWVDFGDFQFIRIEPKVVRYVSGVATALHGSGEFSKEEYQAAKIDPIAQFSKPIASHMNRDHAEDTRLIVQHSTSIAVDSAYMLDTDSLGFNVKAAYQGNTYKLRIPFPRRAEERKDVKTLVVEMLQAAKSQLSS, encoded by the exons ATGGCCTCTGTAACTCCGCCATCCACTCAG GCTGTGTCACCTGGGGATGTTAATAGTGACGCcaatgtgtttcagttgatacaAACTCACCAG GAAAAGGCTGCTCGACTTCCTCCGGTTGAGGAAATTAGAACTGTGCTTTATTACAGTGAGCGTGGCGTGCTTTCAACTTTTTCTCAG AAGCTTGTGGGTTATCCATCGGCGTCAATGGTTGATTTCGCATGTGATGTCGATGGAACTTTGATATTAGCAGTGAGCAGCTTGGCAAATCATGCAAAG GACCTCTTAGCTAATCCCAGATGCTCATTGCTTGTTGCTAGAGATCTGGAGGATAGGACTGATTTGGTAATCGCCCTGCAGGGTGATGCTGTTTCT GTTTCTGAGAAGGATAGAAGTACCATTCGAACTGCATATCTGGCAAAGCATCCCAATGCATCATGG GTTGACTTTGGTGACTTCCAATTCATTCGCATTGAACCAAAAGTTGTGCGATATGTGTCAGGAGTTGCAACTGCTTTACATGGATCAGGAG AATTTAGCAAAGAAGAATATCAGGCTGCTAAAATTGATCCAATAGCTCAGTTTTCTAAACCCATTGCA TCTCATATGAATAGAGATCATGCTGAAGATACAAGGCTCATTGTCCAACATTCAACATCAATTGCG GTGGACTCTGCCTACATGCTAGACACTGATAGTCTTGGATTCAACGTTAAG GCTGCTTATCAAGGAAATACTTACAAGCTTCGGATTCCTTTTCCTAGACGTGCAGAAGAGAGAAA GGATGTGAAGACTCTAGTTGTGGAAATGCTTCAAGCTGCTAAGTCTCAACTCTCAAGTTAA
- the LOC110664567 gene encoding uncharacterized protein LOC110664567 isoform X2, giving the protein MQLSYGMDKDEKNQRANKPLEPDFFLQWGNKKRLRCVRVRDPRIISQRSDGVLSRKITSRFDRRIVSPATEKETFHPQSNRLTRNSEAATLRSSVNENRKSASPEKEDRYYTTRGSMGVDENGKISIDCNNGEDKGRHVWPKLYITLSSKEKEEDFMAMKGCKLPQRPKKRAKIIQRSLLLVSPGAWLTDMCQERYEVREKKSSKKRPRGLKAMGSMETDSE; this is encoded by the exons ATGCAATTATCTTACG GTATGGACAAAGACGAGAAAAATCAGAGAGCAAATAAACCATTAGAGCCAGATTTTTTCTTGCAGTGGGGGAATAAAAAGAGGCTTAGATGTGTGAGAGTAAGAGACCCTCGAATCATCTCACAGAGATCCGATGGTGTACTTAGCAGGAAAATCACATCTCGTTTTGATAGACGCATCGTATCTCCTGCTACAGAGAAGGAAACATTTCATCCTCAATCCAATCGTCTTACCAG GAATTCTGAGGCAGCAACACTCCGGTCGAGTGTGAATGAGAACCGGAAATCGGCATCGCCTGAGAAAGAAGACAGGTATTACACCACAAGAGGGTCAATGGGTGTGGATGAGAATGGGAAGATTTCAATCGACTGTAACAATGGCGAGGATAAAGGACGACACGTTTGGCCAAAGCTATATATCACACTGTCAAGCAAAGAAAAAGAGGAGGATTTTATGGCCATGAAAGGGTGTAAGCTTCCTCAACGGCCCAAAAAGAGAGCCAAGATTATCCAAAGAAGCTTACTT TTGGTGAGCCCTGGGGCATGGTTGACTGACATGTGCCAAGAGAGGTACGAAGTGAGAGAGAAGAAGAGTTCTAAGAAG AGACCAAGAGGATTGAAGGCCATGGGAAGTATGGAGACTGATTCAGAATGA
- the LOC110664567 gene encoding uncharacterized protein LOC110664567 isoform X1, giving the protein MQLSYGMDKDEKNQRANKPLEPDFFLQWGNKKRLRCVRVRDPRIISQRSDGVLSRKITSRFDRRIVSPATEKETFHPQSNRLTRNSEAATLRSSVNENRKSASPEKEDRYYTTRGSMGVDENGKISIDCNNGEDKGRHVWPKLYITLSSKEKEEDFMAMKGCKLPQRPKKRAKIIQRSLLLVSPGAWLTDMCQERYEVREKKSSKKVMPVKGNGTASSGNGCNHIRPCSIRVKRAKSKGNHISSEI; this is encoded by the exons ATGCAATTATCTTACG GTATGGACAAAGACGAGAAAAATCAGAGAGCAAATAAACCATTAGAGCCAGATTTTTTCTTGCAGTGGGGGAATAAAAAGAGGCTTAGATGTGTGAGAGTAAGAGACCCTCGAATCATCTCACAGAGATCCGATGGTGTACTTAGCAGGAAAATCACATCTCGTTTTGATAGACGCATCGTATCTCCTGCTACAGAGAAGGAAACATTTCATCCTCAATCCAATCGTCTTACCAG GAATTCTGAGGCAGCAACACTCCGGTCGAGTGTGAATGAGAACCGGAAATCGGCATCGCCTGAGAAAGAAGACAGGTATTACACCACAAGAGGGTCAATGGGTGTGGATGAGAATGGGAAGATTTCAATCGACTGTAACAATGGCGAGGATAAAGGACGACACGTTTGGCCAAAGCTATATATCACACTGTCAAGCAAAGAAAAAGAGGAGGATTTTATGGCCATGAAAGGGTGTAAGCTTCCTCAACGGCCCAAAAAGAGAGCCAAGATTATCCAAAGAAGCTTACTT TTGGTGAGCCCTGGGGCATGGTTGACTGACATGTGCCAAGAGAGGTACGAAGTGAGAGAGAAGAAGAGTTCTAAGAAG GTGATGCCTGTAAAAGGAAATGGCACCGCCAGCTCTGGCAATGGCTGTAATCATATCAGGCCCTGCAGCATACGAGTAAAGCGAGCAAAATCTAAAGGGAATCATATCTCCAGTGAAATATAA